DNA from Streptomyces rishiriensis:
GGAACTCCTCTCCGTCAGCCCAGTTCGTCGTCTGCCGCTGGGCTCAGCCGGGCTCGAGGGCTACTCGGCAGGCAGGGTCTCTCGCATCGCCTCTGCGGTGGCCGTCGGGTCGTAGCTCTCCGGGACGCCTTCGACCAGGATGATGTCGCCCTCGATGTGCCGTGAGCGCAGCGGTGCGATCTCCCGGTATGCGGGTGAGTCCCACCAAGCCCGCGCCTCGGTGATCCCGGGGAAGCCGATCATCACGACATGCCCGGGCCAGCTGCCCTCCTTCACCTCGTGCTGCGTGGCGTGCACGAGGAAGCAGCCGCCGTACGGCTCGAAGGTGGCGGGGATGCGCTCGATGTACTCGACGATCTCCGGGTGCGGAGCGGCCTCTTGCAGGTGAGCTATGGCGTAGGCGGGCATGGTGTCCTTCCGGTCGGTCGAGCTCCGTACGCCGGGAGCATGGCAGGCCGACGTGCCCGGGGTCGATGACCTGACAGGTAAGCGCCGTCCGTCCGCACGCCGGACCGACGGCGCCCATGCCTCCTGCGCCCGATCGGGCGGCACATGGCAGGGACTTGGCGGAGCCGACAGTGCGTGGGCGATGGGTGAGCGGACGGTCCGGCGTCAGCTGCTCGGCTGCTCAGGGTCCCAGCACTCCGGCCCGACGCCGCACCAGTCGATCCAGGGACAGCCCGCGATGTCGGCCGGGTCGATCTCCAGGCCGGCGCGCCGGAGGAACTCCGCGACGTCGGCGACGTTGTGGGCCAGCCCGAGGATCTCGCCCTTCACGCGAACGCGTCGGCCGCCCTTGAAGGAGGGCCGGTGCACGATGACATCGCAGCGAGTCATCCGGTGAGCCGCCGGCCCACGTCCGCTGTCATGTCTTGCGGACGCCGCAGGTCCCGCCACGCCGAGGGACCGGGACGCCGTTGCTGCCAATAGGGGTGGAAGAACACCTGAGCGGACAGCCGGTGCAGGCGTCGCCGCAACTCGGTGCGACCGGGCCGAGCGGCGAGCTGCCGGTAGGTGGCTCGCCACTCCTGTTGTGTTCGGACGAGATCGTCGGGGAACCGTCGCATGACCTAATTCAATCATGTGTTCGATTTACTGCGCCATCCGAGGTGGGCCGGGGCCGTGCGGTGTACGAGGGTGACCGGAACGGCGTCGGCCGTCTTCACCCGGAGCTGGAAGCGCAATGTGCTTCCCGGCCGGGACGGTGCCGGACAGGGCGAACTGGTGGCCGCCGCCGCCGTACCGGGTGACGGTCTGGAAGGCCGACGGGTGCTTGCCCGAATTGTCCGTCAGGTAGAAGCGCCCCTCGACGAGCGCGTCGTCCGGGGTCCTCTCGTCGAATGAGACGTGCACCAGGGTGTCGTGCAGGCGCGGCCCGGAGTGGACGACCGGGTCCGCGAACGCGAGGCCGACCCACTCGCCGGAGGGCAGTTCGACGTCGGTGGC
Protein-coding regions in this window:
- a CDS encoding DUF1330 domain-containing protein produces the protein MPAYAIAHLQEAAPHPEIVEYIERIPATFEPYGGCFLVHATQHEVKEGSWPGHVVMIGFPGITEARAWWDSPAYREIAPLRSRHIEGDIILVEGVPESYDPTATAEAMRETLPAE